Part of the Tetragenococcus koreensis genome, GAAGCAACGGGCGTAACGCCAGCAACCAACCAAATTGAACGTCATCCTTACTTTAATAACAAAGATTTAGTTGCAGAAAACGATAAACGTGGCATTGTTTCTGAAGCTTGGAGTCCATTTGGTCGCGAAATCAACGATGTGTTGACTAATGACACTATCAAAGAAATTGCTAAAAAATACGGTCGTAGTCCTGCACAAGTGATTATTAACTGGGATAATCAAAACCATGTATTTCCAGTGGTTCGCTCAGCTAATCCTAAACATCAATATGAAAACTTCCATTATACAGATTTTGAATTAGCTCAAGAAGATTTGGTTAAAATCGATGCCTTAGATAAGGGAGAAGAAGGCCGTGTCGAAGGCCAAAACCCAAACGAATACGAAGAATTTGTTTAATAAAGGAAAAAAAGCATGTCTGTTTAATAGGCATGCTTTTTCTATTGAATTTATGAGGAGGATGTCTAATGACATTGTATGATCAATTTTATTTAAACGATGGCACAACTTTACCTCATGTTGGATTTGGAACAGTCCATATCCAAGGAGGTAAAGGGGTTCATCAGGTGTTGTCCGCGCTTGATGTTGGGTATCGTGTCCTTGATACCGCAACAGGTTATAATAATGAAGGTATGGTAGGCGAAGCTGTTCGACGTTCTTCTATTCCTAGAGAACAACTCTATGTAAGCGACAAGCTCCCTGGTTTAGCGCATCGGTATGACAAAGCGATCGACCTTATCCAAGAAACCCTTTATCGAACAAAGTTAGATTATTTTGATAAATATCTTATCCACTGGCCCAATCCTCAAGAAGGTTTATACGTCGAAGCTTGGCAAGCCCTCGTGGACGCACAAAAATATGGACTCATTAAGACAATCGGTGTTTCCAACTTTTTACCAGAACATTTAGATAACATTATTGAAGCAACAGGCGTAACCCCAGCAACCAACCAAATTGAGCGTCACCCTTACTTTAATAACAAAGAATTAGTCAAAGAAAATGACAAACGCGGGATTTTATCCGAAGCCTGGAGTCCTTTTGGTCGTGAAATCAATGATACGTTAACCAATAATACGATTAAAGAAATTGCTGAAAAATACGGTCGTAGCCCTGCGCAAATTATTCTTAACTGGGACAACCAAAGTCGCGTCTTTCCTGTAGTGAGATCCGCAGATCAAAAACATCAATCGGATAATTTCCACTATTTAGACTTTGAACTAGCCCAAGAAGATTTGGAAAAAATCGACGCCTTAGACAGAGGCGAACAAGGACGTATCGAAGGACAAAATCCAAACGAATACGAAGAATTTACTTAATAAAAAATAACACAAACGCCTGCCTGTCTTAGTTGATGAGCAGGTGTTTTTATTTGGCCAGCGAATACTTATTATGCGTGTTTAACCCCACAGCTTTTAGATTCTAATGAGCTTATTTGTGATTAACCACACCAGATTAATAAACTAGCGTGCT contains:
- a CDS encoding aldo/keto reductase, which gives rise to MTLYDQFYLNDGTTLPHVGFGTVHIQGGKGVHQVLSALDVGYRVLDTATGYNNEGMVGEAVRRSSIPREQLYVSDKLPGLAHRYDKAIDLIQETLYRTKLDYFDKYLIHWPNPQEGLYVEAWQALVDAQKYGLIKTIGVSNFLPEHLDNIIEATGVTPATNQIERHPYFNNKELVKENDKRGILSEAWSPFGREINDTLTNNTIKEIAEKYGRSPAQIILNWDNQSRVFPVVRSADQKHQSDNFHYLDFELAQEDLEKIDALDRGEQGRIEGQNPNEYEEFT